From the genome of Nocardia mangyaensis:
GGCCGCGCAAGCCGAGGTCGGCTTCTACTCCTTGCTCGAGCGTTACCCGGGCGCACCGATGCTGTTGGGTATCGCGACCATCACCGGTCTGCTGTTCTATGTGACCAGCGCCGACTCCGGGGCACTGGTCATGGGCAACTTCACCTCGAAGTTGCCCGACCCGATGGCCGACTGCGCGCGCAGCACCCGCATCTTCTGGTCCATGGCGATCGGCCTGCTCACCCTGTCGATGCTGTTCGCCGGTGCCGGCGGGTCCATCACCACGCTGCAGAACGCGACCATCATCATGGGCCTGCCGTTCTCGTTCATCCTGGCGCTCATCGGGATCTCGCTGCTGCGCTCGGTGCGCAACGAGTCGTTCAAACTCGACAGCTACCGCACCTCGCTGCCCAAGGCCTTCGCCGCCGGCCGTGGACCGGCCGAATCCGGCAGCTGGCGGCGCCGACTGCTGGCGACCATCCTCTATCCGGGGCCGACGGCAAGCCGCAAGTTCATCACCAACACCGTCGTCCCGGCGATGCGCGAGGTGGCGGTCGAGTTCGAAAGCATGGGCGTGGCGGCCACCATCGACGAGTCGGGGCGCAACGAGGGCCTGCCATCGCCGCGACTGCTCGTGGACCAGGCCAACGAGCCCCGCTTCGAGTACGGCGTGTGGCCGGTGTCGGCCCCGGCGCCCACCTACGCGGTGCTCGCGCAGCGGGCCGACGACCGGTACTTCCGCTGCGAGGTCTACCTGTCCGAGGGCACCCAGGGCTATTCGCTCAACGGATACAGCCGCGAACAGGTCATCGGCGACATTCTCGACCAGTACGAACGTCATCTCGGCTATCTGCACCTGCGCCGCTCGGCGGGCGATCACCACGAGCCCGAACCCGACGGCACCGACACCGATCAGGAAGGGACTTCGACGTCATGAGCGAGACCCTCTACATCGACGGCGCGTGGCGTCCGGCGATCTCCGGCGAGACCCGCGAGATCCGCTGCCCGGCCGATGATTCCGTGGTCGGTGTGGTGGCCGAGGCCGGCCCGGCCGATACCGATGCCGCCATCGCCGCGGCCCGGCGGGCCTTCGATGGCGGCCCGTGGCGCGCGACCTCGGCCGTCGAACGCGGTGATCTGCTGCTGCGCGTGGCCGATGCCATCGATGCTCGGCGGGCGGAGTTCGTGCGCGCCGAGACCCTCGACACCGGCAAGCGGCCCTACGAATCCGAGATCGACATGTCCGATATCGCGAACTGCTTCCGGTACTTCGGCAAGCTCGCCGCCGAGGACGCGGGCCGCGTGGTCGACGCGGGCTCCCCCGATGTCGACTCGCGGATCGTCTACGAGCCGGTCGGCGTGTGCGGATTGATCACACCGTGGAACTACCCGTTGCTGCAGGCGGCCTGGAAGATCGCCCCCGCCTTGGCGGCGGGCAACACGTTCGTGCTCAAGCCCGCTGAGCTCACCCCGCACACCGCGATCCTGCTGATGTCGGTCCTCGACGACATCGGCGTGCCGCCGGGCGTGGCGAACCTGGTGCTGGGCGCGGGCGCGACCGCGGGCGCGCCGCTGTCGTCGCATCCCGATGTGGACCTGGTCTCGTTCACCGGCGGGCTGGCCACCGGCAAGGTCATCGCGCGCGAGGCCGCCGCGACGGTCAAGAAGGTGGCGCTGGAGCTGGGCGGCAAGAACCCCAATGTCATCTTCGCCGACGCGTGCGACACCGACGAGCGGCTCGCCGCGGCCGTCGACAATGCGCTCAACGCGGCGTTCCTGCATTCCGGCCAGGTGTGTTCGGCGGGTGCGCGGCTGGTGATCGAGGAGTCGGCGCACGATCGGTTCGTCGATGAGCTGGTGCGGCGGGCCGAACAGATCCGGCTCGGTCTGCCGTTCGCCGAGGGCACCGAGACCGGCCCGCTGATCTCGGCCGCGCACCGCGACAAGGTGCACGCCTATGTCGAGCGGGCTCGCGCCGAGGGCGCCGTCATTCGCACCGGGGGCGAATTCGCCCATGGCGACCAGGGTTCGGGCGATCTCGACCAGGGCTGGTTCTATCTGCCCACGGTCATCGACGGTGCCACCAGGGACATGGCGTGCGTGCACGATGAGGCGTTCGGGCCGACCGTCACCGTGGAGACGTTCCGCACCGAGGACGAGGCCGTCACCATCGGCAACGACACCGAGTACGGCCTGGCCGGTGCCGTGTGGT
Proteins encoded in this window:
- a CDS encoding aldehyde dehydrogenase family protein, translated to MSETLYIDGAWRPAISGETREIRCPADDSVVGVVAEAGPADTDAAIAAARRAFDGGPWRATSAVERGDLLLRVADAIDARRAEFVRAETLDTGKRPYESEIDMSDIANCFRYFGKLAAEDAGRVVDAGSPDVDSRIVYEPVGVCGLITPWNYPLLQAAWKIAPALAAGNTFVLKPAELTPHTAILLMSVLDDIGVPPGVANLVLGAGATAGAPLSSHPDVDLVSFTGGLATGKVIAREAAATVKKVALELGGKNPNVIFADACDTDERLAAAVDNALNAAFLHSGQVCSAGARLVIEESAHDRFVDELVRRAEQIRLGLPFAEGTETGPLISAAHRDKVHAYVERARAEGAVIRTGGEFAHGDQGSGDLDQGWFYLPTVIDGATRDMACVHDEAFGPTVTVETFRTEDEAVTIGNDTEYGLAGAVWSGDAARARRIAARLRHGTVWVNDFGPYLPQAEWGGFGHSGVGRELGPSGLHEYREAKHVYENLRPGVTGWFADRGEQL